From the genome of Synchiropus splendidus isolate RoL2022-P1 chromosome 17, RoL_Sspl_1.0, whole genome shotgun sequence, one region includes:
- the adamts15a gene encoding A disintegrin and metalloproteinase with thrombospondin motifs 15a, translating to MFIRTILLLCLVVRASRPALSLESEISEPLRLDSRHGGCVIKLRAFQQDLVLDLHPDSSFIAEQDAARTTEGAVTTDLSRCFYSGLVNAERFSYAALSLCGGLRGAFGLHQWEYFITPLRNGSASAESAHLIQRRSSDRLNSTSRCAVKSDISAQTALLLDQYRRLSTEAAHGRRAKRFASVPRYVETLVVADESMVAFHGDDLKHYLLTLMSVAARLYKHPSILNSISIVVVKVIVLTEDETGPSVSGNAALTLRNFCTWQKKMNKNSDKHAEYWDTAILFTRQDLCGASTCDTLGMADVGTMCDPKRSCSVIEDDGLPSAFTTAHELGHVFNMPHDNVKACEDTFGKLQDNHMMSPTLIQINRTSPWSPCSAAIITEFLDSGHGECLLDQPQKPLLLPDLLPGAAYILERQCELAFGEGSKPCPFMQPPCGRLWCTGKSNGHLVCMTRHFPWADGTDCGGGQVCDRGVCSPKQEQTEKVHGRWGKWGPFGSCSRTCGGGVQLSKRECNNPVPSNGGKYCQGVRVKYRSCNLNRCPDTGRTYRDEQCEISGRTFNSNRVAPSVVWVPKYSGVSPDDRCKLICRANGTGYFYVLAPKVVDGTPCSPDSTGVCVQGKCIKAGCDGKIGSNKKYNKCGVCGGDNKSCKKVSGLFTKPVHGYNFVVMLPVGAANIDIRQRGYQGMAGDDNYLAVKNSEGHYLLNGNYVVSAGERDIIVSNSLLRYSGTAGLSETLQAVRPLGESLTVEVLCAGQMTPPRIRYSFYIARQTKEDKPAKKDDRANSHNSVLLEDVVKGKKGDTVKNTYKREDPVLVKWVSSTWDRCSVTCGSGIQRRLVQCLRPDGKPGLDCDPSQRPPATRVCGDPCPEWQIGPWAPCSRTCGKGFKRRPIRCQTQTGHMLPREHCAGLRKPQELDFCKLTPC from the exons ATGTTCATCAGAACTATTTTGCTCCTCTGCCTCGTGGTGCGCGCGTCGCGTCCGGCGCTGAGCCTGGAGAGTGAGATCAGCGAACCGCTCAGGTTGGATTCTCGTCACGGAGGATGTGTCATCAAACTCCGCGCGTTCCAGCAGGATTTGGTGCTGGACTTGCACCCGGACTCCAGCTTCATCGCGGAGCAGGACGCGGCGCGGACCACCGAGGGCGCGGTGACCACCGACCTGAGCCGGTGCTTCTACTCGGGATTGGTTAACGCTGAGCGCTTCTCTTACGCCGCCCTGAGTCTCTGCGGGGGTTTGCGCGGGGCATTCGGCCTCCACCAGTGGGAATACTTCATCACGCCGCTGCGTAATGGCAGCGCCAGCGCAGAGAGCGCGCATCTCATCCAGAGGCGAAGCAGCGACCGCCTGAACTCCACTTCCAGGTGCGCGGTGAAGAGCGACATCAGCGCGCAGACCGCGCTGCTGCTGGACCAGTACCGGCGGCTGAGCACCGAGGCGGCGCACGGGCGGCGAGCCAAGCGCTTCGCCTCCGTCCCCAGGTACGTGGAGACGCTGGTGGTGGCGGACGAGTCCATGGTGGCCTTCCACGGGGACGACCTGAAGCACTACCTGCTGACGCTGATGTCGGTGGCGGCGAGGCTCTACAAGCACCCCAGCATCCTCAACTCCATCAGCATCGTGGTGGTGAAGGTGATCGTCCTCACTGAGGACGAGACGGGACCCAGCGTCAGCGGCAACGCGGCCTTGACGCTGCGGAACTTCTGCACCTGGCAGAAGAAGATGAACAAGAACAGCGACAAGCACGCGGAGTACTGGGACACCGCGATCCTCTTCACCAGACAG GATCTGTGCGGGGCTTCCACCTGCGACACTCTGGGGATGGCAGACGTCGGCACCATGTGCGACCCCAAGAGAAGCTGCTCGGTGATCGAAGACGACGGTTTGCCTTCCGCCTTCACCACGGCGCACGAGCTGG GTCACGTGTTCAACATGCCACACGACAACGTGAAGGCCTGCGAGGACACTTTTGGGAAGCTGCAGGACAATCACATGATGTCTCCCACGCTGATCCAGATCAACCGCACCAGCCCCTGGTCGCCCTGCAGCGCCGCCATCATCACCGAGTTCCTGGACAGCGGTCACG GCGAGTGTTTGCTGGACCAGCCGCAGAAACCTCTGCTGCTCCCTGACCTGCTGCCCGGCGCCGCCTACATACTTGAACGACAGTGTGAGCTTGCTTTCGGGGAAGGGTCCAAGCCCTGCCCCTTCATGCAGCCGCCCTGCGGTCGTCTGTGGTGCACTGGGAAGTCAAACGGTCACCTGGTGTGCATGACCCGCCACTTCCCCTGGGCCGATGGCACAGACTGTGGGGGCGGCCAAGTCTGCGACAGGGGGGTCTGCTCCCCCAAACAGGAGCAGACTGAGAAG GTTCATGGCCGCTGGGGTAAGTGGGGCCCCTTTGGGTCCTGCTCCCGCACATGTGGAGGAGGTGTCCAACTGTCCAAGAGGGAGTGTAACAACCCAGTCCCTTCAAACGGGGGTAAATATTGCCAAGGGGTTCGGGTCAAATACCGCTCCTGCAACTTGAACCGCTGCCCTGATACAG GCAGAACCTATCGAGACGAGCAGTGTGAGATCAGCGGGCGCACGTTCAACAGCAACCGAGTGGCCCCGTCTGTGGTCTGGGTGCCCAAGTATTCCGGAGTGAGTCCGGACGATCGGTGTAAGCTCATCTGCCGGGCGAATGGCACCGGCTACTTCTACGTCCTCGCTCCGAAG GTTGTGGATGGAACGCCATGTTCGCCGGACTCCACTGGCGTGTGTGTTCAAGGAAAGTGCATCAAAGCTGGCTGTGATGGGAAGATTGGCTCCAACAAGAAGTATAACAAGTGTGGCGTGTGCGGCGGGGATAACAAGAGCTGCAAGAAAGTGTCGGGCCTCTTCACAAAGCCTGT GCACGGATACAACTTCGTGGTCATGTTGCCGGTCGGGGCAGCCAACATCGACATCCGTCAGCGAGGCTACCAGGGCATGGCAGGTGATGACAACTATCTGGCGGTGAAGAACAGCGAGGGCCACTACCTGCTCAATGGGAACTACGTGGTGTCTGCGGGAGAGAGAGACATCATCGTCAGCAACAGTCTGCTGCGGTACAGCGGAACCGCCGGGCTGTCAGAGACCCTGCAGGCTGTCAGACCTCTGGGAGAATCCCTGACTGTGGAGGTGCTGTGTGCCGGTCAGATGACCCCGCCGCGCATCCGCTACTCCTTCTATATCGCTCGCCAAACCAAAGAGGACAAGCCCGCGAAGAAGGACGACAGAGCCAACTCCCACAACAGTGTCCTGCTAGAGGACGTCGTCAAGGGAAAAAAGGGGGACACCGTAAAAAACACTTATAAAAGAGAGGACCCAGTGCTTGTTAAATGGGTTTCCTCCACCTGGGACCGGTGCTCAGTGACCTGCGGCAGCGGGATCCAGCGACGGTTAGTGCAGTGCCTGAGGCCGGATGGGAAGCCGGGCTTGGACTGCGATCCCTCGCAGAGACCGCCCGCCACCAGAGTGTGTGGAGACCCATGTCCAGAGTGGCAAATCGGACCGTGGGCGCCCTGCTCCAGAACCTGCGGGAAGGGCTTCAAGAGACGGCCGATACGCTGCCAAACCCAAACAGGTCACATGCTTCCAAGGGAGCACTGCGCCGGCCTACGCAAGCCACAGGAGCTGGACTTCTGTAAGCTGACGCCTTGCTAG